One Natator depressus isolate rNatDep1 chromosome 6, rNatDep2.hap1, whole genome shotgun sequence DNA window includes the following coding sequences:
- the ZFP36L1 gene encoding mRNA decay activator protein ZFP36L1, translated as MSTALVSPTIFDLSEVLCKSNKMLNYSPSGVGGCLLDRKAVGTPAGGGFPRRHSVTLPNSKFHQNQLLSSLKGEPAPVLGPRESRFRDRSFSEGGERLLQQKQPGGQINSSRYKTELCRPFEENGACKYGDKCQFAHGIHELRSLTRHPKYKTELCRTFHTIGFCPYGPRCHFIHNAEERRAVAGGRDPTITDRPRLQHSFSFAGFPSAAANGLLDSPTSVTPPPMLSADDLLGSPTLPDCASNPFTFSSQELATLFAPSIGVQVSSGGSPTAFLFRPMSESPNMFDSPPSPQDSLSDQEGYLSSSSSSHSGSDSPILDNSRRLPIFSRLSISDD; from the exons ATGTCCACGGCGCTGGTGTCCCCGACCATCTTCGACCTGAGCGAAGTTCTGTGCAAG AGTAACAAGATGTTGAACTACAGCCCTTCAGGTGTTGGAGGGTGTCTGTTGGATAGGAAGGCAGTGGGCACCCCAGCTGGCGGGGGTTTCCCCAGGAGGCACTCGGTCACCTTGCCCAACTCCAAGTTTCACCAGAACCAGCTCCTAAGCAGCCTCAAGGGGGAGCCGGCCCCTGTACTGGGTCCCAGGGAAAGCCGTTTTCGGGACCGCTCCTTCTCCGAAGGTGGCGAGCGCCTGCTACAGCAGAAGCAGCCCGGGGGACAAATCAACTCGAGCCGCTACAAGACAGAGCTGTGCCGCCCCTTCGAGGAGAACGGTGCCTGCAAATACGGTGACAAGTGCCAGTTTGCCCACGGCATCCATGAGCTGCGGAGCCTAACCCGCCACCCCAAGTACAAGACGGAGCTGTGTCGCACTTTCCATACCATCGGCTTCTGCCCTTATGGGCCTCGTTGTCACTTCATCCACAATGCTGAGGAGCGCCGTGCTGTGGCTGGGGGCCGGGACCCCACCATCACTGACAGACCCCGCCTCCAACACAGCTTCAGCTTTGCTGGCTTCCCCAGTGCCGCTGCCAATGGGCTGCTGGACAGCCCCACTTCAGTCACCCCACCACCCATGCTGAGCGCTGATGACCTTCTGGGCTCGCCCACCTTGCCAGATTGTGCCAGCAACCCCTTCACTTTCTCCAGCCAGGAGCTGGCCACTCTCTTTGCCCCCAGCATAGGGGTGCAGGTGTCCAGTGGGGGTTCACCCACTGCTTTCCTCTTCAGGCCCATGTCTGAGTCTCCCAACATGTTTGACTCACCCCCCAGTCCTCAGGACTCCCTCTCTGATCAGGAAGGCTATCtgagcagctccagcagcagccacagtgGCTCAGATTCACCCATCCTGGATAACTCGAGACGTCTTCCCATCTTCAGCAGACTCTCCATCTCTGATGACTAA